Proteins encoded together in one Mugil cephalus isolate CIBA_MC_2020 chromosome 16, CIBA_Mcephalus_1.1, whole genome shotgun sequence window:
- the LOC125022211 gene encoding glucose-induced degradation protein 4 homolog, with translation MPVPAGYLSDSPAAAFASSASLIPPPPINTQQPGVVTSLLYSGSKFRGHQKSKGNSYDVEVVLQHVTMEDSYLCGYLKIKGLTEEYPTLTTFFAGEIISRKRPFLTRKWDADEDVDRKHWGKFQAFYQYAKTFNSDDFDYEDLKNSDYIFMRWKEQFLVPDHTIKDISGASFAGFYYICFQKSTATIEGYYYHRSSEWYQSLNLTHVPEHSAAIYEFR, from the exons ATGCCTGTCCCCGCTGGATACCTCAGCGACTCCCCCGCCGCGGCCTTCGCGTCCTCGGCCTCACTTATCCCGCCGCCGCCGATAAACACACAGCAGCCCGGCGTTGTCACCTCGCTCCTGTACAGCGGCTCCAAGTTCAGAGGCCACCAGAAAAGCAAAGGGAACTCGTACGACGTGGAGGTAGTGTTGCAG catGTCACCATGGAGGATTCCTACTTGTGTGGCTACCTGAAGATAAAAGGGCTGACAGAG GAATATCCAACTCTGACCACATTCTTCGCTGGAGAGATCATTAGCAGGAAGCGGCCATTTCTCACCCGAAAATGGGACGCGGACGAGGACGTGGACCGTAAGCACTGG GGCAAGTTCCAGGCCTTCTACCAGTACGCCAAGACATTCAACTCTGATGATTTCGACTACGAGGATCTGAAGAACTCCGACTACATATTCATGAGGTGGAAG GAGCAGTTCCTGGTTCCTGACCATACAATCAAAGACATCAGCGGCGCTTCCTTTGCTGGATTCTATTACATCTGTTTCCAGAAATCCACAGCAACTATTGAGGGCTACTACTACCACAGGAGCTCTGAATG GTACCAGTCTTTAAACCTCACCCATGTTCCCGAGCACAGCGCAGCCATCTATGAGTTCCGGTGA